Proteins encoded in a region of the Peromyscus leucopus breed LL Stock chromosome 15, UCI_PerLeu_2.1, whole genome shotgun sequence genome:
- the Cd55 gene encoding complement decay-accelerating factor isoform X1, which yields MGRARAPGTRSPPPPPRVPPPLLLLLSSSLLLLSPTVQGDCGPPPEMPNATPEVDGKTSFPEHSNVVYSCNKGFQKIPDKEHTVLCLENGQWSTIETFCNKSCDAPTRVSFASLKKEYNNLNYFPIGTTVEYECRPGFQRQPSLSGISTCLENLEWSKVEEICKKKVCPNPGEIKNGHITVVTDISFGSEIRFSCDTGYRLVGSTSSFCSLSGKTVAWSDEFPECIEIFCPDPPQIENGRIKEESDTYAYRHAVTYVCDKGFVLLGRSSIYCNVDNGQGKWSDPAPQCIEKSKVPSTSPKPTTVNVPGTPKPTTVNVPGTPKPTTVNVPGTRVSPTSQKPTTVNVPGTRVSPTSQKPTTVNVPVTQRVPATKTTTRHPPGTSKDKERSTSDGNRLIYGLVAGTIVIDSILILKTSWILFKPDRSSDYREQKRDVSV from the exons ATGGGCCGCGCACGCGCGCCGGGGACCCGgtcaccgccaccgccgccgcgggTGCCgccgccactgctgctgctgctgtcgtcgtcgctgctgctgctgtccccgACCGTGCAGG GCGACTGCGGCCCACCTCCAGAAATGCCTAACGCCACGCCAGAGGTGGATGGGAAAACCAGTTTTCCCGAGCACAGCAATGTGGTATATTCATGTAATAAAGGCTTTCAGAAAATTCCAGACAAGGAACACACAGTGTTGTGTCTTGAAAATGGTCAATGGTCTACCATCGAAACATTCTGTAATA AAAGCTGTGATGCTCCAACAAGAGTGTCTTTTGCATCTCTCAAAAAGGAATATAACAACTTGAATTATTTCCCGATTGGTACCACTGTAGAATATGAATGTCGGCCAGGATTTCAAAGACAACCTTCACTATCAGGCATATCAACTTGCCTTGAGAATTTAGAATGGTCCAAAGTTGAAGAAATTTGTAAAA aaaaagtaTGTCCTAATCCTGGAGAAATAAAAAATGGTCATATCACCGTAGTAACCGACATATCATTTGGTTCAGAAATACGCTTCTCATGCGACACAGG GTACAGGCTGGTTGGCTCAACCTCTAGCTTCTGCTCTCTTTCCGGAAAAACCGTCGCGTGGAGTGATGAATTTCCCGAGTGCATAG aaattttttgtcCAGATCCACCACAAATCGAGAATGGACGTATTAAAGAGGAAAGTGATACTTATGCATATAGACACGCTGTCACCTACGTGTGTGACAAAGGCTTCGTCCTGCTTGGAAGGAGTTCCATTTATTGTAATGTGGATAATGGCCAAGGGAAATGGAGTGACCCAGCACCCCAGTGCATAG agAAATCCAAGGTCCCATCAACATCTCCAAAACCGACAACAGTTAATGTTCCAGGTACTCCAAAACCGACAACAGTTAATGTTCCAGGTACTCCAAAACCGACAACAGTTAATGTTCCAGGTACAAGAGTCTCACCAACATCTCAGAAACCTACCACAGTTAATGTTCCAGGCACAAGAGTCTCACCAACATCTCAGAAACCCACCACAGTTAATGTTCCAG TAACGCAGCGTGTACCTGCTACCAAGACAACCACACGTCATCCACCAGGAACATCTAAAGATAAAGAAAGGTCTACCTCAG ATGGTAACCGTCTTATATATG GACTTGTTGCTGGTACTATAGTGATTGATAGCATACTTATACTCAAAACTTCTTGGATCCTTTTCAAACCAGACAGAAGCTCTGACTACCGAGAACAGAAGAGGGATGTCTCAGTGTAA
- the Cd55 gene encoding complement decay-accelerating factor isoform X6, with product MGRARAPGTRSPPPPPRVPPPLLLLLSSSLLLLSPTVQGDCGPPPEMPNATPEVDGKTSFPEHSNVVYSCNKGFQKIPDKEHTVLCLENGQWSTIETFCNKSCDAPTRVSFASLKKEYNNLNYFPIGTTVEYECRPGFQRQPSLSGISTCLENLEWSKVEEICKKKVCPNPGEIKNGHITVVTDISFGSEIRFSCDTGYRLVGSTSSFCSLSGKTVAWSDEFPECIEIFCPDPPQIENGRIKEESDTYAYRHAVTYVCDKGFVLLGRSSIYCNVDNGQGKWSDPAPQCIEKSKVPSTSPKPTTVNVPGTPKPTTVNVPGTPKPTTVNVPGTRVSPTSQKPTTVNVPGTRVSPTSQKPTTVNVPVTQRVPATKTTTRHPPGTSKDKERSTSDGNRLIYDRSSDYREQKRDVSV from the exons ATGGGCCGCGCACGCGCGCCGGGGACCCGgtcaccgccaccgccgccgcgggTGCCgccgccactgctgctgctgctgtcgtcgtcgctgctgctgctgtccccgACCGTGCAGG GCGACTGCGGCCCACCTCCAGAAATGCCTAACGCCACGCCAGAGGTGGATGGGAAAACCAGTTTTCCCGAGCACAGCAATGTGGTATATTCATGTAATAAAGGCTTTCAGAAAATTCCAGACAAGGAACACACAGTGTTGTGTCTTGAAAATGGTCAATGGTCTACCATCGAAACATTCTGTAATA AAAGCTGTGATGCTCCAACAAGAGTGTCTTTTGCATCTCTCAAAAAGGAATATAACAACTTGAATTATTTCCCGATTGGTACCACTGTAGAATATGAATGTCGGCCAGGATTTCAAAGACAACCTTCACTATCAGGCATATCAACTTGCCTTGAGAATTTAGAATGGTCCAAAGTTGAAGAAATTTGTAAAA aaaaagtaTGTCCTAATCCTGGAGAAATAAAAAATGGTCATATCACCGTAGTAACCGACATATCATTTGGTTCAGAAATACGCTTCTCATGCGACACAGG GTACAGGCTGGTTGGCTCAACCTCTAGCTTCTGCTCTCTTTCCGGAAAAACCGTCGCGTGGAGTGATGAATTTCCCGAGTGCATAG aaattttttgtcCAGATCCACCACAAATCGAGAATGGACGTATTAAAGAGGAAAGTGATACTTATGCATATAGACACGCTGTCACCTACGTGTGTGACAAAGGCTTCGTCCTGCTTGGAAGGAGTTCCATTTATTGTAATGTGGATAATGGCCAAGGGAAATGGAGTGACCCAGCACCCCAGTGCATAG agAAATCCAAGGTCCCATCAACATCTCCAAAACCGACAACAGTTAATGTTCCAGGTACTCCAAAACCGACAACAGTTAATGTTCCAGGTACTCCAAAACCGACAACAGTTAATGTTCCAGGTACAAGAGTCTCACCAACATCTCAGAAACCTACCACAGTTAATGTTCCAGGCACAAGAGTCTCACCAACATCTCAGAAACCCACCACAGTTAATGTTCCAG TAACGCAGCGTGTACCTGCTACCAAGACAACCACACGTCATCCACCAGGAACATCTAAAGATAAAGAAAGGTCTACCTCAG ATGGTAACCGTCTTATATATG ACAGAAGCTCTGACTACCGAGAACAGAAGAGGGATGTCTCAGTGTAA
- the Cd55 gene encoding complement decay-accelerating factor isoform X5 gives MGRARAPGTRSPPPPPRVPPPLLLLLSSSLLLLSPTVQGDCGPPPEMPNATPEVDGKTSFPEHSNVVYSCNKGFQKIPDKEHTVLCLENGQWSTIETFCNKSCDAPTRVSFASLKKEYNNLNYFPIGTTVEYECRPGFQRQPSLSGISTCLENLEWSKVEEICKKKVCPNPGEIKNGHITVVTDISFGSEIRFSCDTGYRLVGSTSSFCSLSGKTVAWSDEFPECIEIFCPDPPQIENGRIKEESDTYAYRHAVTYVCDKGFVLLGRSSIYCNVDNGQGKWSDPAPQCIEKSKVPSTSPKPTTVNVPGTPKPTTVNVPGTPKPTTVNVPGTRVSPTSQKPTTVNVPVTQRVPATKTTTRHPPGTSKDKERSTSDGNRLIYGLVAGTIVIDSILILKTSWILFKPDRSSDYREQKRDVSV, from the exons ATGGGCCGCGCACGCGCGCCGGGGACCCGgtcaccgccaccgccgccgcgggTGCCgccgccactgctgctgctgctgtcgtcgtcgctgctgctgctgtccccgACCGTGCAGG GCGACTGCGGCCCACCTCCAGAAATGCCTAACGCCACGCCAGAGGTGGATGGGAAAACCAGTTTTCCCGAGCACAGCAATGTGGTATATTCATGTAATAAAGGCTTTCAGAAAATTCCAGACAAGGAACACACAGTGTTGTGTCTTGAAAATGGTCAATGGTCTACCATCGAAACATTCTGTAATA AAAGCTGTGATGCTCCAACAAGAGTGTCTTTTGCATCTCTCAAAAAGGAATATAACAACTTGAATTATTTCCCGATTGGTACCACTGTAGAATATGAATGTCGGCCAGGATTTCAAAGACAACCTTCACTATCAGGCATATCAACTTGCCTTGAGAATTTAGAATGGTCCAAAGTTGAAGAAATTTGTAAAA aaaaagtaTGTCCTAATCCTGGAGAAATAAAAAATGGTCATATCACCGTAGTAACCGACATATCATTTGGTTCAGAAATACGCTTCTCATGCGACACAGG GTACAGGCTGGTTGGCTCAACCTCTAGCTTCTGCTCTCTTTCCGGAAAAACCGTCGCGTGGAGTGATGAATTTCCCGAGTGCATAG aaattttttgtcCAGATCCACCACAAATCGAGAATGGACGTATTAAAGAGGAAAGTGATACTTATGCATATAGACACGCTGTCACCTACGTGTGTGACAAAGGCTTCGTCCTGCTTGGAAGGAGTTCCATTTATTGTAATGTGGATAATGGCCAAGGGAAATGGAGTGACCCAGCACCCCAGTGCATAG agAAATCCAAGGTCCCATCAACATCTCCAAAACCGACAACAGTTAATGTTCCAGGTACTCCAAAACCGACAACAGTTAATGTTCCAGGTACTCCAAAACCGACAACAGTTAATGTTCCAGGTACAAGAGTCTCACCAACATCTCAGAAACCTACCACAGTTAATGTTCCAG TAACGCAGCGTGTACCTGCTACCAAGACAACCACACGTCATCCACCAGGAACATCTAAAGATAAAGAAAGGTCTACCTCAG ATGGTAACCGTCTTATATATG GACTTGTTGCTGGTACTATAGTGATTGATAGCATACTTATACTCAAAACTTCTTGGATCCTTTTCAAACCAGACAGAAGCTCTGACTACCGAGAACAGAAGAGGGATGTCTCAGTGTAA
- the Cd55 gene encoding complement decay-accelerating factor isoform X7 codes for MGRARAPGTRSPPPPPRVPPPLLLLLSSSLLLLSPTVQGDCGPPPEMPNATPEVDGKTSFPEHSNVVYSCNKGFQKIPDKEHTVLCLENGQWSTIETFCNKSCDAPTRVSFASLKKEYNNLNYFPIGTTVEYECRPGFQRQPSLSGISTCLENLEWSKVEEICKKKVCPNPGEIKNGHITVVTDISFGSEIRFSCDTGYRLVGSTSSFCSLSGKTVAWSDEFPECIEIFCPDPPQIENGRIKEESDTYAYRHAVTYVCDKGFVLLGRSSIYCNVDNGQGKWSDPAPQCIEKSKVPSTSPKPTTVNVPGTPKPTTVNVPGTPKPTTVNVPVTQRVPATKTTTRHPPGTSKDKERSTSDGNRLIYGLVAGTIVIDSILILKTSWILFKPDRSSDYREQKRDVSV; via the exons ATGGGCCGCGCACGCGCGCCGGGGACCCGgtcaccgccaccgccgccgcgggTGCCgccgccactgctgctgctgctgtcgtcgtcgctgctgctgctgtccccgACCGTGCAGG GCGACTGCGGCCCACCTCCAGAAATGCCTAACGCCACGCCAGAGGTGGATGGGAAAACCAGTTTTCCCGAGCACAGCAATGTGGTATATTCATGTAATAAAGGCTTTCAGAAAATTCCAGACAAGGAACACACAGTGTTGTGTCTTGAAAATGGTCAATGGTCTACCATCGAAACATTCTGTAATA AAAGCTGTGATGCTCCAACAAGAGTGTCTTTTGCATCTCTCAAAAAGGAATATAACAACTTGAATTATTTCCCGATTGGTACCACTGTAGAATATGAATGTCGGCCAGGATTTCAAAGACAACCTTCACTATCAGGCATATCAACTTGCCTTGAGAATTTAGAATGGTCCAAAGTTGAAGAAATTTGTAAAA aaaaagtaTGTCCTAATCCTGGAGAAATAAAAAATGGTCATATCACCGTAGTAACCGACATATCATTTGGTTCAGAAATACGCTTCTCATGCGACACAGG GTACAGGCTGGTTGGCTCAACCTCTAGCTTCTGCTCTCTTTCCGGAAAAACCGTCGCGTGGAGTGATGAATTTCCCGAGTGCATAG aaattttttgtcCAGATCCACCACAAATCGAGAATGGACGTATTAAAGAGGAAAGTGATACTTATGCATATAGACACGCTGTCACCTACGTGTGTGACAAAGGCTTCGTCCTGCTTGGAAGGAGTTCCATTTATTGTAATGTGGATAATGGCCAAGGGAAATGGAGTGACCCAGCACCCCAGTGCATAG agAAATCCAAGGTCCCATCAACATCTCCAAAACCGACAACAGTTAATGTTCCAGGTACTCCAAAACCGACAACAGTTAATGTTCCAGGTACTCCAAAACCGACAACAGTTAATGTTCCAG TAACGCAGCGTGTACCTGCTACCAAGACAACCACACGTCATCCACCAGGAACATCTAAAGATAAAGAAAGGTCTACCTCAG ATGGTAACCGTCTTATATATG GACTTGTTGCTGGTACTATAGTGATTGATAGCATACTTATACTCAAAACTTCTTGGATCCTTTTCAAACCAGACAGAAGCTCTGACTACCGAGAACAGAAGAGGGATGTCTCAGTGTAA
- the Cd55 gene encoding complement decay-accelerating factor isoform X11, with amino-acid sequence MGRARAPGTRSPPPPPRVPPPLLLLLSSSLLLLSPTVQGDCGPPPEMPNATPEVDGKTSFPEHSNVVYSCNKGFQKIPDKEHTVLCLENGQWSTIETFCNKSCDAPTRVSFASLKKEYNNLNYFPIGTTVEYECRPGFQRQPSLSGISTCLENLEWSKVEEICKKKVCPNPGEIKNGHITVVTDISFGSEIRFSCDTGYRLVGSTSSFCSLSGKTVAWSDEFPECIEKSKVPSTSPKPTTVNVPVTQRVPATKTTTRHPPGTSKDKERSTSDGNRLIYGLVAGTIVIDSILILKTSWILFKPDRSSDYREQKRDVSV; translated from the exons ATGGGCCGCGCACGCGCGCCGGGGACCCGgtcaccgccaccgccgccgcgggTGCCgccgccactgctgctgctgctgtcgtcgtcgctgctgctgctgtccccgACCGTGCAGG GCGACTGCGGCCCACCTCCAGAAATGCCTAACGCCACGCCAGAGGTGGATGGGAAAACCAGTTTTCCCGAGCACAGCAATGTGGTATATTCATGTAATAAAGGCTTTCAGAAAATTCCAGACAAGGAACACACAGTGTTGTGTCTTGAAAATGGTCAATGGTCTACCATCGAAACATTCTGTAATA AAAGCTGTGATGCTCCAACAAGAGTGTCTTTTGCATCTCTCAAAAAGGAATATAACAACTTGAATTATTTCCCGATTGGTACCACTGTAGAATATGAATGTCGGCCAGGATTTCAAAGACAACCTTCACTATCAGGCATATCAACTTGCCTTGAGAATTTAGAATGGTCCAAAGTTGAAGAAATTTGTAAAA aaaaagtaTGTCCTAATCCTGGAGAAATAAAAAATGGTCATATCACCGTAGTAACCGACATATCATTTGGTTCAGAAATACGCTTCTCATGCGACACAGG GTACAGGCTGGTTGGCTCAACCTCTAGCTTCTGCTCTCTTTCCGGAAAAACCGTCGCGTGGAGTGATGAATTTCCCGAGTGCATAG agAAATCCAAGGTCCCATCAACATCTCCAAAACCGACAACAGTTAATGTTCCAG TAACGCAGCGTGTACCTGCTACCAAGACAACCACACGTCATCCACCAGGAACATCTAAAGATAAAGAAAGGTCTACCTCAG ATGGTAACCGTCTTATATATG GACTTGTTGCTGGTACTATAGTGATTGATAGCATACTTATACTCAAAACTTCTTGGATCCTTTTCAAACCAGACAGAAGCTCTGACTACCGAGAACAGAAGAGGGATGTCTCAGTGTAA
- the Cd55 gene encoding complement decay-accelerating factor isoform X9 — MGRARAPGTRSPPPPPRVPPPLLLLLSSSLLLLSPTVQGDCGPPPEMPNATPEVDGKTSFPEHSNVVYSCNKGFQKIPDKEHTVLCLENGQWSTIETFCNKSCDAPTRVSFASLKKEYNNLNYFPIGTTVEYECRPGFQRQPSLSGISTCLENLEWSKVEEICKKKVCPNPGEIKNGHITVVTDISFGSEIRFSCDTGYRLVGSTSSFCSLSGKTVAWSDEFPECIEIFCPDPPQIENGRIKEESDTYAYRHAVTYVCDKGFVLLGRSSIYCNVDNGQGKWSDPAPQCIEKSKVPSTSPKPTTVNVPVTQRVPATKTTTRHPPGTSKDKERSTSDGNRLIYGLVAGTIVIDSILILKTSWILFKPDRSSDYREQKRDVSV; from the exons ATGGGCCGCGCACGCGCGCCGGGGACCCGgtcaccgccaccgccgccgcgggTGCCgccgccactgctgctgctgctgtcgtcgtcgctgctgctgctgtccccgACCGTGCAGG GCGACTGCGGCCCACCTCCAGAAATGCCTAACGCCACGCCAGAGGTGGATGGGAAAACCAGTTTTCCCGAGCACAGCAATGTGGTATATTCATGTAATAAAGGCTTTCAGAAAATTCCAGACAAGGAACACACAGTGTTGTGTCTTGAAAATGGTCAATGGTCTACCATCGAAACATTCTGTAATA AAAGCTGTGATGCTCCAACAAGAGTGTCTTTTGCATCTCTCAAAAAGGAATATAACAACTTGAATTATTTCCCGATTGGTACCACTGTAGAATATGAATGTCGGCCAGGATTTCAAAGACAACCTTCACTATCAGGCATATCAACTTGCCTTGAGAATTTAGAATGGTCCAAAGTTGAAGAAATTTGTAAAA aaaaagtaTGTCCTAATCCTGGAGAAATAAAAAATGGTCATATCACCGTAGTAACCGACATATCATTTGGTTCAGAAATACGCTTCTCATGCGACACAGG GTACAGGCTGGTTGGCTCAACCTCTAGCTTCTGCTCTCTTTCCGGAAAAACCGTCGCGTGGAGTGATGAATTTCCCGAGTGCATAG aaattttttgtcCAGATCCACCACAAATCGAGAATGGACGTATTAAAGAGGAAAGTGATACTTATGCATATAGACACGCTGTCACCTACGTGTGTGACAAAGGCTTCGTCCTGCTTGGAAGGAGTTCCATTTATTGTAATGTGGATAATGGCCAAGGGAAATGGAGTGACCCAGCACCCCAGTGCATAG agAAATCCAAGGTCCCATCAACATCTCCAAAACCGACAACAGTTAATGTTCCAG TAACGCAGCGTGTACCTGCTACCAAGACAACCACACGTCATCCACCAGGAACATCTAAAGATAAAGAAAGGTCTACCTCAG ATGGTAACCGTCTTATATATG GACTTGTTGCTGGTACTATAGTGATTGATAGCATACTTATACTCAAAACTTCTTGGATCCTTTTCAAACCAGACAGAAGCTCTGACTACCGAGAACAGAAGAGGGATGTCTCAGTGTAA
- the Cd55 gene encoding complement decay-accelerating factor isoform X2, producing MGRARAPGTRSPPPPPRVPPPLLLLLSSSLLLLSPTVQGDCGPPPEMPNATPEVDGKTSFPEHSNVVYSCNKGFQKIPDKEHTVLCLENGQWSTIETFCNKSCDAPTRVSFASLKKEYNNLNYFPIGTTVEYECRPGFQRQPSLSGISTCLENLEWSKVEEICKKKVCPNPGEIKNGHITVVTDISFGSEIRFSCDTGYRLVGSTSSFCSLSGKTVAWSDEFPECIEIFCPDPPQIENGRIKEESDTYAYRHAVTYVCDKGFVLLGRSSIYCNVDNGQGKWSDPAPQCIEKSKVPSTSPKPTTVNVPGTPKPTTVNVPGTRVSPTSQKPTTVNVPGTRVSPTSQKPTTVNVPVTQRVPATKTTTRHPPGTSKDKERSTSDGNRLIYGLVAGTIVIDSILILKTSWILFKPDRSSDYREQKRDVSV from the exons ATGGGCCGCGCACGCGCGCCGGGGACCCGgtcaccgccaccgccgccgcgggTGCCgccgccactgctgctgctgctgtcgtcgtcgctgctgctgctgtccccgACCGTGCAGG GCGACTGCGGCCCACCTCCAGAAATGCCTAACGCCACGCCAGAGGTGGATGGGAAAACCAGTTTTCCCGAGCACAGCAATGTGGTATATTCATGTAATAAAGGCTTTCAGAAAATTCCAGACAAGGAACACACAGTGTTGTGTCTTGAAAATGGTCAATGGTCTACCATCGAAACATTCTGTAATA AAAGCTGTGATGCTCCAACAAGAGTGTCTTTTGCATCTCTCAAAAAGGAATATAACAACTTGAATTATTTCCCGATTGGTACCACTGTAGAATATGAATGTCGGCCAGGATTTCAAAGACAACCTTCACTATCAGGCATATCAACTTGCCTTGAGAATTTAGAATGGTCCAAAGTTGAAGAAATTTGTAAAA aaaaagtaTGTCCTAATCCTGGAGAAATAAAAAATGGTCATATCACCGTAGTAACCGACATATCATTTGGTTCAGAAATACGCTTCTCATGCGACACAGG GTACAGGCTGGTTGGCTCAACCTCTAGCTTCTGCTCTCTTTCCGGAAAAACCGTCGCGTGGAGTGATGAATTTCCCGAGTGCATAG aaattttttgtcCAGATCCACCACAAATCGAGAATGGACGTATTAAAGAGGAAAGTGATACTTATGCATATAGACACGCTGTCACCTACGTGTGTGACAAAGGCTTCGTCCTGCTTGGAAGGAGTTCCATTTATTGTAATGTGGATAATGGCCAAGGGAAATGGAGTGACCCAGCACCCCAGTGCATAG agAAATCCAAGGTCCCATCAACATCTCCAAAACCGACAACAGTTAATGTTCCAG GTACTCCAAAACCGACAACAGTTAATGTTCCAGGTACAAGAGTCTCACCAACATCTCAGAAACCTACCACAGTTAATGTTCCAGGCACAAGAGTCTCACCAACATCTCAGAAACCCACCACAGTTAATGTTCCAG TAACGCAGCGTGTACCTGCTACCAAGACAACCACACGTCATCCACCAGGAACATCTAAAGATAAAGAAAGGTCTACCTCAG ATGGTAACCGTCTTATATATG GACTTGTTGCTGGTACTATAGTGATTGATAGCATACTTATACTCAAAACTTCTTGGATCCTTTTCAAACCAGACAGAAGCTCTGACTACCGAGAACAGAAGAGGGATGTCTCAGTGTAA
- the Cd55 gene encoding complement decay-accelerating factor isoform X10, with the protein MGRARAPGTRSPPPPPRVPPPLLLLLSSSLLLLSPTVQGDCGPPPEMPNATPEVDGKTSFPEHSNVVYSCNKGFQKIPDKEHTVLCLENGQWSTIETFCNKSCDAPTRVSFASLKKEYNNLNYFPIGTTVEYECRPGFQRQPSLSGISTCLENLEWSKVEEICKKKVCPNPGEIKNGHITVVTDISFGSEIRFSCDTGYRLVGSTSSFCSLSGKTVAWSDEFPECIEKSKVPSTSPKPTTVNVPGTPKPTTVNVPGTPKPTTVNVPGTRVSPTSQKPTTVNVPGTRVSPTSQKPTTVNVPVTQRVPATKTTTRHPPGTSKDKERSTSDGNRLIYGLVAGTIVIDSILILKTSWILFKPDRSSDYREQKRDVSV; encoded by the exons ATGGGCCGCGCACGCGCGCCGGGGACCCGgtcaccgccaccgccgccgcgggTGCCgccgccactgctgctgctgctgtcgtcgtcgctgctgctgctgtccccgACCGTGCAGG GCGACTGCGGCCCACCTCCAGAAATGCCTAACGCCACGCCAGAGGTGGATGGGAAAACCAGTTTTCCCGAGCACAGCAATGTGGTATATTCATGTAATAAAGGCTTTCAGAAAATTCCAGACAAGGAACACACAGTGTTGTGTCTTGAAAATGGTCAATGGTCTACCATCGAAACATTCTGTAATA AAAGCTGTGATGCTCCAACAAGAGTGTCTTTTGCATCTCTCAAAAAGGAATATAACAACTTGAATTATTTCCCGATTGGTACCACTGTAGAATATGAATGTCGGCCAGGATTTCAAAGACAACCTTCACTATCAGGCATATCAACTTGCCTTGAGAATTTAGAATGGTCCAAAGTTGAAGAAATTTGTAAAA aaaaagtaTGTCCTAATCCTGGAGAAATAAAAAATGGTCATATCACCGTAGTAACCGACATATCATTTGGTTCAGAAATACGCTTCTCATGCGACACAGG GTACAGGCTGGTTGGCTCAACCTCTAGCTTCTGCTCTCTTTCCGGAAAAACCGTCGCGTGGAGTGATGAATTTCCCGAGTGCATAG agAAATCCAAGGTCCCATCAACATCTCCAAAACCGACAACAGTTAATGTTCCAGGTACTCCAAAACCGACAACAGTTAATGTTCCAGGTACTCCAAAACCGACAACAGTTAATGTTCCAGGTACAAGAGTCTCACCAACATCTCAGAAACCTACCACAGTTAATGTTCCAGGCACAAGAGTCTCACCAACATCTCAGAAACCCACCACAGTTAATGTTCCAG TAACGCAGCGTGTACCTGCTACCAAGACAACCACACGTCATCCACCAGGAACATCTAAAGATAAAGAAAGGTCTACCTCAG ATGGTAACCGTCTTATATATG GACTTGTTGCTGGTACTATAGTGATTGATAGCATACTTATACTCAAAACTTCTTGGATCCTTTTCAAACCAGACAGAAGCTCTGACTACCGAGAACAGAAGAGGGATGTCTCAGTGTAA